In Arthrobacter sp. Marseille-P9274, the genomic stretch AGGCGCCCGCAACAAAGGACCATGCCGGTGTCGGCCGCCACCGAACGGTCAGTTCGCCGCCCAGGATATTCGCGTCGCCAGCGTTACGCGTCGCCACAAGGCCGGAATTAAGAAGATAGTCCGACTGAACGTCCGACCAGATGGAGCTGAACGCGCCAACTTCAACCTGAAGCCTGCCGCCGTCCGAAGTGCGTCGAAATCCAGCCTCGAAGGCGACCAACTGATCGGCATCGTAGCGGCGGGTTTCCACGTTGGTTGGATCGAGGCCACCGGGCCGAAATGCGGACGCAACGCGAAAGTAGGCCAACGAGGTGGAGGAGGGCAACCATGACAACGTCGCGCTGGGCGATACACCCCATAAAGACTTGGACCGAACTTCGGTTCCGACATCGTCGTCGCGGTCCTCCTTGACGGTTGAGCGGAAAACGCGGACGCCAAGGCCGAGACGAAGACCATCGACAAGCGGTCGGCTACCCTCGGCAAACATGGCCGTTTCGGTGACGCTTCTTGACGCATCCAGCAAATCTGCGATCATCGGGCCGATTTCCGATGCTCGGCCGCGAGCGCCGCTACGGGATGAGAGATAGGAAACGCCCAAAGCCCAAGGCGTTCGGCCGCTTTTGTTCGCAAGGCGGATTTCCTGGTCGAATACCTGATATGTGCGGGTTTCGGCATACCGCAGCGGCGCGGTCAGACCGAGGGACGAGGCCGCGCTGCTCGCGTCGTCAACCTTCAGCGTCCTCTGCGTTGCTAGGCTTGTAGAGACGGTCAGGGCATAAGGCCCAAGCTCACCTTGCAGGACGCCCGAGGTGAGCCAGACATTATTCGACCGTGGCTCCGGCGTCCGGTCTGCGCGTGTCAGCTCTTCCTTGTCGCGATCCACATATTGGCTGTCGAGCGCGCGGATGTTCTGACCGGCGCCAATGAGGTCAAAAGTCCACCCCTCGCTTGGGACAACGCGAAGCGACGCTCTGGTGCCGCGCACGACCGTTCGGTTGACGCCCGAGCGACCTCCAGCGTTGTTGATCCAGCCTGGCGCGACATCGACGTAGCCCACCAACCGCAAGGCGGCCTGATCCTGGCGCACGGGTAAGTTGACGACGCCCTCGACCGACGCGCCGACACCGTGACCCGGGAGGCCGGCGATACGCTGACGGGAGCGACCGGCAAATTGGCCCAAATCGGGCGCAATGGTCATCACGCGATAGACGCCGCCCAGTGCTCCTGTACCGTAAAGCGGACCCTGCGGTCCCTTCAGCACTTCGACCCGATCTACATCAACCATTCGGAAGTCGGGATCGGGCGCGTCGTAAGTGATCCGGGCCTCGTTCAGGTACACACTCACCGGGGACTGTCCGAAGCCGATAAACGGACTGTCGGCTATGCCCCGCAAGAACAATCGGCTCGCACCTGGCCCGCCATTCGTAGCAATCAATCCCTGAACCTGGGTCGCCACCGCCGACGTGCCAGCGTCCGAGCCCGCGGCGGCGCTTCCATCCAGTACATGGACCGTGACCGGTCCCGGCACTTGCGAAAGCAACTCGCGCATCTTCCTGGCGGTGACGATGATGTCCGATGAAACGGTTGGATCTGCGCTGGCGGCTGTCGGGCCGGCGTTCGGGGCGGCGGGGGCAGCCGATATCCGAAAGGTCGCCGGTCCGACGCGGTGGGCCGAGAGGCCGGTGCCTGCCAAGAGTCGCGCGTAAGCGGCATCAACCGTCATCCGGCCTCGCAACGCGATCGCCCGGCGCTGTGGAAGCGGAGCATCGAGCGCGAACGATGTCTTCGTCTGAGTGGCGAGCGCGGCGAGCATCGTCTCAAGCGTACCAGCGGGGACGTCGATCGAAAGGACACGCTCCTGAGCCGCTGCCGGTCCGGCAACGCTAGTCGCCAGCGCCGCGGACGAGACGCACAGTGCTTCCTTCCACTCTCGCATCCAACCCCGTCAACTGCTTAAGCGTGTCGATGGCTGACGCGCCCGGTTCGATCGTGATGACGCCCGAGAAGCGCCTGTTGGCCAGGTCGCGGCCGATCTCCACCCGCCGTCCTGCGTAGCGCGACACATCAGCGACGACCAGCCCGAGCGGCGCGCGGTTATACACGAGCCGACCCCGCCGCCAGCTCCCGACGGCCTCGGTCGCCTGGGCAGTGATCTCCACCACACCGCGTCCCGGGTCTGCGAAAAGCGCCTTGCCCGCGTCTAGCACGACGGGCTGAGCGAACCGAACCGAGCTCACCGACACAGTCCCGGCCTGAACCGCCACCCTGAGAATACCG encodes the following:
- a CDS encoding TonB-dependent receptor, whose protein sequence is MLAALATQTKTSFALDAPLPQRRAIALRGRMTVDAAYARLLAGTGLSAHRVGPATFRISAAPAAPNAGPTAASADPTVSSDIIVTARKMRELLSQVPGPVTVHVLDGSAAAGSDAGTSAVATQVQGLIATNGGPGASRLFLRGIADSPFIGFGQSPVSVYLNEARITYDAPDPDFRMVDVDRVEVLKGPQGPLYGTGALGGVYRVMTIAPDLGQFAGRSRQRIAGLPGHGVGASVEGVVNLPVRQDQAALRLVGYVDVAPGWINNAGGRSGVNRTVVRGTRASLRVVPSEGWTFDLIGAGQNIRALDSQYVDRDKEELTRADRTPEPRSNNVWLTSGVLQGELGPYALTVSTSLATQRTLKVDDASSAASSLGLTAPLRYAETRTYQVFDQEIRLANKSGRTPWALGVSYLSSRSGARGRASEIGPMIADLLDASRSVTETAMFAEGSRPLVDGLRLGLGVRVFRSTVKEDRDDDVGTEVRSKSLWGVSPSATLSWLPSSTSLAYFRVASAFRPGGLDPTNVETRRYDADQLVAFEAGFRRTSDGGRLQVEVGAFSSIWSDVQSDYLLNSGLVATRNAGDANILGGELTVRWRPTPAWSFVAGASGQRARLVRGIDGADLERDPRLPVVPDVSGHFEMRHSIDAGSWRVSPAVTGRYLGRSRLSLDPGLDRRMGGFAEFGAGLEARRGA